The genomic interval TAAAATTTGTGCCTTTTAAATCTCCATCAAGCCGAAAGTATAGCCTGAAATGCCTCCTGGGGGAGCTTTAGCCTTCCTATTACCTTCATCCTTTTTTTTCCCTCTTTTTGCTTATCAAGGAGCTTTCTCTTTCTTGTTATATCCCCTCCATAGCACTTTGCTGTAACATCCTTTCTAAATGTTGGGATTGTTTCCCTTGCAATGACATTCTTTCCAATGGAGGCTTGAATTGCTACAGCAAATTGTTGCCTTGGAATTATCTCCTTAAGCTTTAGGGTAAGTGATTTTGCCTTTTTGTAGGCATCCTCTTTTCTAATAAGCAATGAAAGGGGTTCTATAACCTCGCCAGAGAGCAAAATATCAAGCTTAACAAGGTTTACCTCCTTCCAATCTGAAAGGTCATAATCAAATGAAGCAAGTCCACAGGAGACAGATTTTAGCCTATCGTAGAAATCAATAACCATCTCATAAAGGGGGATTTCATATTCTAAGATAAGCCTTCTTCCCTCAATATAATTTATTGCCTTTTTTATTCCCCTCTTTTCCTTAACCAGGTTTAAGACAGGAGAGAGGTATTCCTCCGGAACAATAATGGTTGCCTTGATATAAGGCTCTTCTGTTTTAACAATAAATGAAGGGTCTGGAAAATCAATTGGGTTTTCTATTTCAAGGCTTCTTCCTCCCTCAAGATAAACCCTGTATGGAATACTTGGTGACGAAAGGACAAGGGAAACCTCATATTCCCTCTCAAGCCTCTCCTGGACAATATCCATATGCAAAAGGCCTAAAAATCCACACCTAAAGCCAAATCCCAATGCTTTTGATGATTCTTTATGAAAGACAAATGAGGCATCATTTAGGGAATATTTTTCAATAGAAGAGGCAAGCTCGGCAAAATCCGTTCCCTCGCCTGGAAATATTGATGCAAAAACCATTGGCTTAAGCCTTTTATAGCCAGGAAGGGGTTTTTCTGCCTTTAATTGTTGCGTTGTTATGGTATCACCAACAGAGGCATCAGATAGTTTCCTTATTCCAGCACAGATATATCCAACCTCTCCTGCTTTTAGCTCTTTTTTTCGGACAAGCCCCATCTTTAGTGTTCCAATCTCTGAAACATCATAATTTGTATTACTTGACATTAAAATAATTTTATCTCCCTCTTTTATTATACCCTGAAATACCCTGCAATAGAGGACAACACCCTTATATGGGTCAAAGTATGAATCAAAGATTAAAGCCTGTGTTGGCTTTGATATATCGCCTTTTGGTGCTGGTATATCCTTTATAATCCTTTCAAATATTTCATCTATTCCAATTCCATCCTTTGCTGAAGCAAGGATTGGCACCTCGTCTGTTAATGTTTTTATCTGAGAAAGGACACTATCAAGGTCAATGTTTTCTAAGTCTATCTTGTTAATTACAGGAATTATCTTTTTGTTTTGTGCCTTTGCAAGATATGTATGGGCTATTGTCTGTGCCTCAACGCCCTGTGAGGCATCAATTACCAAAAGAACACCCTCAACAGCCGCCAAGCTCCTTGCAACCTCATAGGAAAAATCAACATGACCTGGTGTATCAATGAGATTTAGGATATATTCCTTTCCATCTAGGCTATATGTCATTCTTATGGGATGCGCCTTTATTGTTATCCCCCTTTCCCTCTCAAGATCCATATTGTCAAGGATTTGCTCCTTCATATCCTTTTTCTCAATGGTTTTTGTTGTCTCAAGCAGCCTATCTGCCAGGGTTGTCTTTCCATGGTCAATATGGGCAATTATTGAAAAATTCCTAATGTTTTCCATAAAATTTTGCAATTTAAAATTTACAATTATACACGGCTGAAGGGATTTGAACCCTTAACCTACTGATTCGTAGTCAGTTGCTCTGTCCAGTTGAGCTACAACCGCATCTTTAAGTTTTTGGCTCTTCACGGAATTTAGTGCAAATAAGTAAAATGTTGCTTCACGAAAGGGTATAATATCCTTTTAAATCTCTCAAAAAGGAGGATAATCCAGATAAATGCAACAAATAAATTATCTCACAGCATTATTAGAATTTCAAGGATTTTTTGTAAGGGGGGTAGAAAGAAGAAAGAAGGGGATGTGTGATGTTTTAGACTTGGGAAGGGACGAAAGGTATATGTAACAGGAGGTCTATAGTAAGCATAGTTTTTATACCAAAAATCAATTGAATTTCAAGCAAATCCTTTTTTAATAAAAATAGAGGTAACTATTCACCCTATAGGGAAATAAGGAATGTATATGTTTAGATAATGTTAAGGAAAATAATGAAGCCAAAGAATAAAAATCCCAATGTCCAAATCCCAATGACAAATGAAATCCCAATGTCCAAATCCCAATAATTTGAAATGATATTGGACATTGGAAATTGGACATTTTTTTGACATTTGAACTTGGGATTTGGGATTTATTATAGAATGGATGAATTTTAAAACAGCCAAACATATAAAATACGATATACTGAATAGTTACAAATAGAGAAAATAATCGTATGCACATTTTAAAGGCTGGACTTACACAATTTTTGCTACGGAAGTTCCGTTTTAGAATAATAATACGTTTAGTTTTATATTTTGACTTTCTTTCCATCTTATCTTAAACTATAATTAAACACATACAAAAAATAATCGTATCTATTCAGGTTATAGCAAGTTCTATTATGAAGACAAGAGACAGGAGACATCAGACCTTTTTCTTATTTTGGTCTATTGTCTTAAGGTCTGTAGTCTGTGGTCTGCTTAAGGTTTGCAAAAGATAAGCCAATGTTCGCAATTAAGACAGATTTAGTTAAAAAGGTGAGTAGTTACATTTATTTTATTCTTTCCATTATTCTTGCTTCTTGCCATCAGCGAATAACAGAGGAGGGGTCGCTAAATAACTACGCTATCTATTGCATCAAGAATAATTTATGGAATGAAGCAAGGTTTTATTTAGAAAAGGCAAAAACGCTTTATCCTAATTCGGCAAAAATAAACAACAATCTTGGCATAGTCTATGAATATCTTGGAAGAAAAGATGAGGCAATTTTATCTTACAAAAAAGCAATTTCCCTTGATAAAGAGGAGGTATATTTTAAAAACCTTGCCGCTCTTTCTCCTTGTTCTATCCCAAAGGGATTAAAGAATAGCTCATTAGTTGAAAAGATAAGGATAGAAAAAGACCTTCCTCCATCTATTGATTTTTCAAAGACAGAAAGAATTGGTCTTTGTATTTCTTCAGAAGACAAAAATCTTATTCCGCTTATTTTATCAGCAATAAAGGAGCAGATAATAAAAGAGGCAAATTTCTATATCGTCTACAATGAATCCTATCCAAAAACACAGGAGGAGATTAAAAATGTAAGCTTAAAGCTCCTTGTAGATAATATCCTTATAATTGATATTCTTGGCTATAATGTTTCTGACCTAAAAGATTTTGATGTCTCTACAAAATTTATTAAGGATGAGAATAGGTATGAATTCTTAAGAACATACTATACAGACAGAAAGGCAACCCTTTCATCCTCCCTCTCTTTATTTGATAGCAATGGCTTCTTGCTCTTTAAAAAGGATTTTAATTGTGAAGAAAAGAAAAGATATGAGAAAGAAAATCCATCTATCTATGATTATTCCTTAATCCTTTCTTTTACAAAACCTTTGGTTTCTTCTTTTCTTTCTTTAATTACACAGAAAAATTATACTATAGAAAGATGGCTTGTAAGAGATTAGCAAGGTTTATTTTATTCATTTTTATCCTTTTCCTTCTGATTTATGGAATTAGAATGTTTCTTTTATCTTCCCTTTTTACCATAGAAAAGGTAGATATAAAAGTATCGGGTGATATATCAGAAAATGAAATTAGAAGGTTATGGAAGAATTTTTTAAGGCAAAATTATCTAGGGATAAAACCCAATCTTTTCAAATTAAAAAAAGATAGCCTTTGTAAATATATCTCTTCTGATGTAAGAATAGACAAAGTTCAAATTCAGAGGTATCCCCCAAATAGGCTTGTTATTCTCGTTGAACCAAAAAGGGCTTTTGTATGGATTAAAGATGGTATTGGGGTAGATAAAAATGGGGTTATATTTCCTATAAAGGGGACACAAAGCCTACCCTATCTTTCTGGTTTTTATGAAAAGAAAGGCACAATAAATGTTTCTTGTCTATTTTTTCTTTTAAAAAGCGCAAAAAATTATTCATTCTTTCCAAAGATAAAGGAAATAAGGTTTGAAAAAGATAAGGTATTTTTTTCTTTGGATAGCCTTTGGATATGTATTCCTCAAGAATTGAAAGGTTCTACCAAAAGGTTTAAAAGGCTTGAGGTTATTTTAAAAAGAGACCTTTCTAATATAAAGCTTATAGATTTAAGCTATGACGATGTTTTGCTTTCTCCCTCATTTTGAGGAGGGGTTTGTTTTGGCTCGCAAAGGGAGATAATTGCCATTTGGCTATTATCTCCATGCCTTGTAGGAAGCTTAAGGACTTTTGTATATCCACCCTTTTGAATGAATCCTTTTGCGCTTTCAAAGAGATTCTTTGCAACCTCTTTGTTATGGAGGTTTGAAATAATATTTCTATGGGAAGCAAGGGTTTGTTTCTTTGCTTCTGTTATTAGCCTTTCAGCAAGCTTTGATAAAGCCTTTGCTTTTACATAGGTTGTTTTTATTGTTTTGTGCTTAAAAAGCTCTGTTGCCAGATTAGAAAGAAGAGCCTTTCTATGGCTTATAGATCCTTTAATCTTAAGATATTTCTTCCTGTGTCTCATCTTTTTTTATAATTCCCTCTTTTGCCTTTTGTATTTCCTCTTCTGATAAAGGCTCTAAAAGCTCATCTACACCTGGCATTGATGATATTTCTTCCTGTGTCTCATCTTTTTTTATAATTCCCTCCTTTGCCTTTTGTATTTCCTCTTCTGATAAAGGCTCTAAAAGCTCATCTACACCTGGCATTGATAATGTAAGGCTATATTCAGCAAGCTTTTCCTTTACCTCTGTAAGGGATTTCCTTCCAAAATTTTTCATCTTTAATAGCTCTTGCTCTTCCATCTTTGCAATATCTCCAATTCTTATTATCCCTGCTAAACGAAGGCAATTGGATGCCCTGACAGATATTTCAAGCTCATCAATGCTTGTATTTAAAATCTTTCTTAACATTTCCCTTTCTTCATCAATTTTTTCGGGCATCTCTTCTTTAATCTCAAATGGTTCTGGATTGATAAAGAAAGATGTCCAATCAGATAATATGGATGCTGTTTTTATTACAGCCTCCTTTGGACCTATAGAGCCATTTGTTGTAATTTCAAGGACAAGCCTTTCATAGTCTGATGTTTGACCTATTCTTACATTTTCTATTACAAGATTCACCCTTTTTATGGGAGAAAAATAGGTATCAATAGGAATTACGCCTATTCTTTTTTCCCTTTTTTCCTCAAGGGCTGGAACATAACCAACACCCCTTTCTAATTCCATTTCCATCTTTAATTTTCCCTCAGATACTGTAGCAAGATAGTGTTCTGGATTGACTATTATTACATCTGCTGGCGTTTTTATCATTCCGGCAGATACAGCCCCTTTTCCTGCTTCTAAAAACAATTCCTTTTTTTCATCCCCTTCATATTTAAAAACAATCCCTCTGATATTTAAGATAAAGTCAATTGGGTCTTCTACTACCCCTGGTATTGCTGTAAATTCATGAAGAATGCCATCTATCTTAACAGAGGTAATAGCAACCCCCTCTATAGATGAAAGCAATATCCTTCTTATGCTATTACCTATGGTAGTGGCATTTCCCCTTCTAAATGGTTCAACAATAAGCTTTCCATAGACAGGCGTTAAATCTTGCCATTCTAATTTTTTAATCCCACATTCTTTCATATTTTTCCTCCTTATTTAGAATAAAATGCAACAATCTTATTTTCTTCTATGGGAGTTGCTATTTCTTTTCTCGCTGGAAATCGCAAAACCTCTATTTTTTTGCCATCTACCTTTAGCCATAAAGGAAGATTGGCAGCCGAAGACATTGGCTCTTTATCTAATTCTATTGTTTCAGAAACCTTAACAAGATATGATGGGATATTCACCCCTCTTCCATTTATCTTAATGTGATTATGGGATACCATTTGTCGTGCGCCTGTTCTGGTAGTTGCCCAACCCGCCCTATAAATAACATTATCAAGCCTCCTTTCAAGAAGAATAAGAAGATTCTCTCCACAAAGCCCTTGTAAGGTTTTTGCTTTCTTAAAATAATTTTTAAATTGCTTTTCTAAAACACCATATATATATTTTGCCTTTTGTTTTTCATAAAGCTCTTTTCCATAATCAGAGATTTTTCTTGCCTTAAGGTTTGGTCCTTGGCTTCCAGGTGGATATGGCCTTTTGCTAAATCCACATTTTTCGCTCAAACACCTTTTTCCTTTAAGGAAAAGCTTTTCAGCCTTTCCCCTGCAAATTCTACAACTTGAACCTCTATATCTTGCCATCTTAAAAACTAAAAACTATTTATAAATCCTTACCACCATTTTGACTTTTGCATTTTGACTTTTGACTTTTTTCATACCCTTCTTCTTTTTCTTGCCCTACATCCATTATGGGGAATTGGAGTTACATCCCTTATTGTCTTAATATTCATTCCAGCTGCCTGGATGGCACGAACAGCGGATTCCCTTCCTGCACCAGGGCCTGTAACAAAAATAATTGCATCTTTTACTCCATATTCAAAAGCTTTTTTTGCGGCTGTATCTGCGGCAATTTGAGCAGCAAATGGTGTCCCCTTTTTTGTTCCTTTAAAACCAACAGAACCAGCAGATGCCCAGCAAACAACATTTCCTTCTGAAGAAGCAATTGTGACAATGGTATTATTAAATGTTGATTGTATATAAATACAGGCAATCCCTATCTTTCTATCCTTTTTTTTATCTTTTTTTTCCTTTTTTACCCTTGGTGCCATTACTTTTTAACCTTTGCTCCTACTGTCTTTCTCTTTCCCCTCTTTGTTCTTGCGTTTGTATGGGTTCTTTGACCTCTAACAGGAAGCCCTTTTCTATGCCTTAATCCCCTATAAGTACCTATTTCAATCAATCGCTTGATATTCATATTTACCTCTCTTCTAAGCTCTCCTTCTACTTTAATCCCCGATGTCTCAATTTCTCTTCTGATTGCTGTAGCTTGTTCTTCAGAGAGGTCAGCTACCCTTATACTGGAATTTACATTTGCTTTTTGGAGAATATCCTTGGAAAGAGATGGCCCAATCCCATAGATACAGGGAAGTGCCGCCTCTATCCGTTTATTCTTTGGAAGATCTACGCCTACTATTCTTGCCATAAAAATTTATATTCTACTAAATATTTTACATAGATGTCAACAAAAAAATTTTGTGTGTCCCTGGAAATGGGAAGAGATATGGTATCCTGAAGATAAAATGTATTATCTTAAGAAACTTTCAAGGTATTAAAAAATACTTTTTATAAAAACAATCAAATCTCTCTAATTGGCTAACACCAATCTTACTTACGCAATCCCATCTATCATTTGGGATAAAGATGCACCTGCTGGAACCATTGGAAATACATTTTCATACTTTGCAATTCTGAAATCTATCAAGACAGGGCCTTTAAATTTAATTGCCCTGTGAATTGCAGAATCTACATCCTCTTGTCTTTCAACCCTTATTCCAAGCGCACCATAGGCTTCTGCAAGCTTTACAAAATCTGGTGCAATTGCAATGTCTGTATGGGAATACCTCTTTTCATAGAATAGCTCCTGCCATTGCCTAACCATTCCCAAATACTGGTTATTCAATATAGCAACCTTAACAGGCAATTTCTCCTGAACGCAGGTTGCCAATTCCTGAATATTCATTTGTATAGAGCCATCACCTGCAATATCAAATACAATTGCATTAGGATTTCCAATAGAGGCACCAATTGCAGCTGGAAATCCATATCCCATTGTTCCAAGTCCACCTGATGATAAAAATTGCCTTGGTCTTTTAAATTTATAGTATTGTGCTGCCCACATCTGATTTTGACCAACCTCTGTTGTAATGATTGCCTCTCCTTTTGTTATCTCGTATATTCTCTCAATAACATATTGTGGTTTAAGCCCTCCATCATCTTTGTATGCTAAAGGATATTCTTTCTTCCATCCCTGTATCTTATTTATCCAACTTGAAATGCTTGGTGGCTTTACAATCTTATTTAATTCACTTATTATCTCCTTACAATCACCGACAATTGGAATATCTACAGCAATATTTTTCCCTATCTCTGCTGGGTCTATGTCTATATGTATAACCTTTGCATTTTTTGCAAATTCATCCATTTTTCCTGTTATCCTATCATCAAACCTTGCACCAATTGCAATAATAAGGTCTGCCTCAACTATTGCATTGTTTGCATACCTTGTTCCATGCATCCCAAGCATCCCTAAAAACAGCGGGTGTTCTCCGGGAAATCCACCTAATCCCATCAGGGTATTTGTTATTGGAATCCCTGTTTTCTCTATAAATTCCCTTAATTGCTCTGATGCGCTACTTGATATAACGCCACCTCCAGAATAGACAACAGGCTTTTGGGATTTTTCAATAATTTCAGCTGCCTTTTTTATCTGCACAGGATGTCCCTTGTATGTTGGGCTATAGCTTCTTAAAGAAACCTCCTTAATTGGCTTATAGGATGCCTTGCCAGATGATACATCCTTTGGAATGTCAATCAAAATAGGGCCTGGTCTTCCACTTCTTGCAAGATAGAATGCCTCTTTTACAATCTCGTATAGATTGGCTGTATTCTTTACAAGGTAATTCTGCTTGGTTATAGGCCTTGTTATTCCAACAATATCTGCCTCTTGAAATGCATCGTTTCCAATCATTGAGGTTGGAACCTGGCCGGTTATAGCAACCATTGGAATTGAATCCATATATGCTGTTGCAATGCCTGTAACAAGATTTGTTGCTCCAGGCCCTGATGTTGCAATGCAGACGCCAGTCTTTCCTGTTGACCTTGCATATCCATCCGCAGAATGGGCAGCTCCTTGTTCATGCCTAACAAGGACAATCTTTATCTCTGGTGTTTTATAGAAGACATCAAATATAGGAAGAACAGCCCCTCCTTGATAGCCAAAGATTACATCTACCCCTTCCTCTTTTAATGCCTCAATCAATATTTCAGCCCCTGTTTTCATTTCTTTAAGATAGCATTACCTTGCTTTGCATCCCTACATAGCTTTTAATCTTCTCTCTCAGCCATAAGTTGATAAGGGATTCGGATAAAGTTTGGCTTGATATAGCAATCTCTGTTAGCATTTTAGCAAGATCTGGCTCAATGGCAACAAGATGAATACTCCTTTTAATACCAACCTCAAAATGTGCTTCAGGCATCTTATCCCAGTATTCTCCTAAATCGTGGGTGTCAAAGAAATCTATTATCTTATCTAATGACTTAAAATGAAATATATCTAAGTTATTTTTTACCATATTGTTTTCTCTCCTTTTTCGCCATATCTCTTGCACTCAATATTAGAGCTTCCTTTGTCTTGTTCTTATATATAAAAAGTACAGTCAAATACCGTCCACTCTCGGCTTGTCCAAACGCTACATACATATCTTCCTTCCTTCGCTTACCTTTTTCAACGAAACGAAACTTTGCTCCTTTCTTAAACACCTCTTCCACTTCATCTGTTTTTACATTGTGTTTAAAAATAAGTTTGTCTACAACATTTCTTAACCAAAATAATACCTTCTATCTTCAAGATTGTAAACCATTTTTAAATGTGCTAATTTTAAGCTCATAATTTCATATCGTGAATAATACAATAAAAGAGGGGGTTTGGTCAATCTTTTATTCATCTATTTCAAGTTGCCATAAGGCTATCCCCTTTAGATTAAAATGCTTGACTATCTTGTATGTGTCTAGCTCAAATTTTAAATCCAAACACACAAACTAAAATGTCCAATGTCCAAATTTTATGCCTAAAATAGGTCAGCTAAACACATACCTAAAAATAATGTTATAATGCTAGCTACCGATATTGATTTGTGTTTATGGGGCAGGGAGGTGTGTGATGTCAAAGATAACGGACTTTTTAGACTTTGTGGGAAAGAATAACCGAAGAAACATTATCTTCAGCCTCTGTTTTTCTCTGATAATAGTGCTTCTCTTTCTGGCAATCCTATTTATCGCAATAGTCTATAAGAAGGTAGATAACCTTATATTGTTCCTCTGCTTAGTAGCAATAGGCATAATAATGCTCTCAGCCATTATCAATCTCTTTGTCTGGATTGCTATTGAAAGACAAGGGGAAGAGATAACAAACCAGATAAAAGAACAGAAGGATGAGATAGAGAGATTGAAAGAAAAGCTCTCTTTCCTAAAGGGTTAGTTGAGAAGCTTTGTTCAAAGCAGGTTAGCAGCCGCATTGAGCTTTCTCTTTGGCAAGCTTGTATGTGTTTAGCCATTAGCCTTTGGCTTTTGGCTTTTAAATCTCCTTCAATTTTTTAAAAGCTAAAAACTGGAACTTACCCATATTTTTAAGAATATAATTTTTCGAAATAATTAAAAGATAAAAATGAATGTTAAAGTAACAAAAGAAGAAAAGGTAAATATGAAAGCCAAAGTTAAAGTCATCACCAATAACGACATTGCATACATCTGGTGGAGTATTCCAAAGAAGATTCCTGGCTGTCTCGGTTTCTCGATCCACCGTGAAGAAGAAGGTAGGACCCCGAAGCCGTTGCTGGCATGGGTTGGTTTTGAGAAAGTAAAAAAACCGATGGGTCCACGGAACACTGACATATGGCCAATCCAGTCGTTTCAGTGGAAGGATGTGTATGCGCCTCGTGAAGGTCGCTTCCGATACCACATCTATGCCGTCCATGGCACTCCCGAGTTTCCAGAGCGCGATTCTAACCCGATTGTGACGAGCTCATTCGTCTACAGATCGGGAAAACTCGCGTGGTCTTCAACCGTGGACTCCTTTCGACTCAGGGAATGAATCGGGGCACCAACGCGCCCGCCAAAAACATCAAGAAACTCCGAGCAGATATTGGCACCCCAAAACACCGGATTCGCCAACGGCTAACAAAAGAGTTGTTGCCCACTCTGCGTGAACTTCTTTGTTTAACCCAGAAGAATGGAGGCACTTGTTACGCTGCGCTATACGAGCTCACCGATAGAGAGTTGATTTGTGACTTAGAGAATACCCCCGGAACCCAGCTTGTGCTCTCAAACGCCAACTCATCAAAGAAAGTGGGTGGGAAGCAAACTATGGTCTACGATGGAACGAACGCCCAGTCGCGTAAACGGCTTCGTGCGAACGATAATATCTACCTGATAGATCGGATGCTTAAGGGCAATAGTATCGGTCACAATAAGTTCATCGTTTACGAGGATGCACAGCGGCAAATCCGCTCTGTGCTAACCGGGAGCACGAACTGGACTCCGACTGGTCTCTGCGGTCAGACAAACAACGCTATTCTCATTGACGACAAGGTCATAGCCTCGCATTACCTTGAGTATTGGAAGCGACTGCGAAATGAACAGGTCCAACTTCAGGGTCAAAAGCTTCGGACATGGGCACACAAGAATCCAAAGGAAGTCTCGTTGGGGCCTGGGGCTGGGAGCCTGAAGGTATGGTTTTCACCAAACACCCGGAGAAAGACTAAGAATTCAAGTGAAGTTCCGGTGGACTTGGCGGAGGTCTACAAGATCATTGAGGGGGCACAGAAGGTGATACTCTTTTTGCTGTTTAATCCAGGAACCCCAAGCATCATTGACAAAGTGAAGGAAGTGGCGGCTGCACGGGCAAAGGAAGGCAAGACATTGTTTGTTCGTGGCGCAATTTCTGATGCGAAGACCGCAGATAAAGCCGGCACAGTCCGAGTCTTCAGCCGATCAGTCCAGAAGCGTTCTAATATCGTCATCACAGGAGTTGCCGGTATACCAGACGACTTTGGCTACTGGGAGAAAGAACTGCTGAAGCTTGGACACGCGGCTATCCACGACAAGGTGCTCGTTGTAGATCCGTTCTTGGAGGATTGCGCTGTAGTCACTGGCAGCCATAATCTAGGTTTTAAGGCTTCCTACGCCAATGACGAAAATCTCGTGATCATTCGTCGTAACCAGCAAGTGGCCGAGGCGTTCGCTACCCATGTCCTTGATGTTGTAAATCACTATAAGTGGCGCTACAAGCTGCAGAAACTTTACAGGAAGGAGAAAAACCTGGATAAAGCGTGGCAGGACCTTTGTGACACGAACAAATGGCAAAATAAATATTTTAACACTAGGTTCCTTGAAAGCCGAGATCAATTTGTGTTCTCATAAGCTGGATAGGAGGCAGGCCAGGTGAGTGCTACGAGGGCGGGCAACAACTCTATTGTTTCTGACCATTATTTATCTATCCCTTCTAATAAATGCGAGAGCCTCAAGTTTTGGCCAGTGGTAGTGCATTTGGCTGGCTTTTTGGTAGGCGGATTGGGCAAGGGGTTTGGCTTGCTCTGAATTTCCTTGGGCTGAGTATAGCTTGGCTAAGATTAGCTCTGCCTCGGGTTCGTAGAGCTTAAAGCCTGTGTGAGCACATAGCTTAAGGGCATT from bacterium carries:
- a CDS encoding phospholipase D-like domain-containing protein yields the protein MNRGTNAPAKNIKKLRADIGTPKHRIRQRLTKELLPTLRELLCLTQKNGGTCYAALYELTDRELICDLENTPGTQLVLSNANSSKKVGGKQTMVYDGTNAQSRKRLRANDNIYLIDRMLKGNSIGHNKFIVYEDAQRQIRSVLTGSTNWTPTGLCGQTNNAILIDDKVIASHYLEYWKRLRNEQVQLQGQKLRTWAHKNPKEVSLGPGAGSLKVWFSPNTRRKTKNSSEVPVDLAEVYKIIEGAQKVILFLLFNPGTPSIIDKVKEVAAARAKEGKTLFVRGAISDAKTADKAGTVRVFSRSVQKRSNIVITGVAGIPDDFGYWEKELLKLGHAAIHDKVLVVDPFLEDCAVVTGSHNLGFKASYANDENLVIIRRNQQVAEAFATHVLDVVNHYKWRYKLQKLYRKEKNLDKAWQDLCDTNKWQNKYFNTRFLESRDQFVFS